CAACATGATGTTTCCAGGGTGGGCATCTCTGTGTACTAGCCCTGCTTGATGCACCACCACTAAAGCTTCGCCAATCTGGCGGATACAGGGAACAATTTCTGCTTCTGGTAACGCCCCTCTGCGTCTTACTGCCTCAAACAAATTTTCTCCTGGTACAAAATCCATCACCAAACAGTGGATAGCACCTTCTCGAAACAAATCAATCACTCCCACAATGTGAGGATGGGGGTCTTTTGATAAGCGTGCGAGTATCCGCCCTTCTTGGATAAATCTTTCTATGTACTTTTCATATTCCGGGTCGTGGCTGAGGTATTCATTAGGTGTCTTAATTACAACTGTCTGGTTTAGTTCAATATGCAATGCCTTATAAGTAATCCCGAATCCCCCCTGTCCCAAGACTTGTTCAATTACGTATTTGCCACCTTGCAATTGTTGTCTTGCTATCCAGGGCATAAATACCTCTAAATAATTCGTAATTCGTAATTCGTAATTAAGGCACGCTCAACAATATATGAGACAATCTCTTTAGACAATTGGGCATAAGTCAAAATCGTTACTTTAATATCAACACCCTGATGAAAGTTTACCTAAATCTACGGTGTTTTGCTAGATGACGGACTGGGAGAGTGTGACGGTGAGTTGGAAGATGAAGATGTGATAATAGGAATCAAAGCAGCAATGCCTGAGAGTAAGGCTCCTATAGCTGCGATCGCAGCTATAACATGTGTCCAATTGATTGGGTTGGGTTGAGGGGGTACATTTGGCACAAGCTGAGGAGTTTCCCCTATTAACCCCAATAAATCAAGCCACTCTCGCATTGATTGAGGACGCTGTTTAGGATCTAGCTGCATACCTGCTAAAATTGCTCGATTGACGCGAGGGCTGATTTGATCGTTGAATTCTTTAGGAGATACTAAATGCTCGCCATCCACTTTGCGCTTTACTGCATCAACAGGTATTCTTCCTGTCAAAAGTCTATACAGAGTAGCTGCTAGTGAATAAATATCGCTATATGCACGAGTTATAGTACCTTTTGCATAAAGCTCAGGAGGCGTAAATCCATCAGAAGTTTCCTTAGTTCGGCTTGTGGTTAAAATATGGTCAAAATCCAAAGCTAAACCAAAATCAATTAGTACCGCTTCTAGCTGTCCCTCTCGCTTCCGCAACAAGATATTTCCTGGATGCACATCTCGATGAATTAGTTCATTTTCATGTACAACTATCAGTGCTTCCCCAATTTGCTGGATGTAACGTAATGCTTCTGGTTCTGAAAGTGTTGGTGGACGCAGGTCAGCCAAACTCACTTCATTTACATATTCCATTAACAAACACAAACAGTCTGCTTCTT
This Nostoc sp. C052 DNA region includes the following protein-coding sequences:
- a CDS encoding serine/threonine-protein kinase, whose product is MKINTNILGVAKMAWVAGDRLQGGKYTIEKELGRGRFGITYLVRNRNGDRFVIKTLNDDLLNSLNQLERERLKTMFLREALKLQKCKHKYIVEVVDSFEEADCLCLLMEYVNEVSLADLRPPTLSEPEALRYIQQIGEALIVVHENELIHRDVHPGNILLRKREGQLEAVLIDFGLALDFDHILTTSRTKETSDGFTPPELYAKGTITRAYSDIYSLAATLYRLLTGRIPVDAVKRKVDGEHLVSPKEFNDQISPRVNRAILAGMQLDPKQRPQSMREWLDLLGLIGETPQLVPNVPPQPNPINWTHVIAAIAAIGALLSGIAALIPIITSSSSNSPSHSPSPSSSKTP